From Lolium perenne isolate Kyuss_39 chromosome 5, Kyuss_2.0, whole genome shotgun sequence, a single genomic window includes:
- the LOC127298203 gene encoding alpha carbonic anhydrase 7 encodes MTTARRRHTRVAAQPSTAFTSAALAILAFFSAASAELPDPTPAPGPTVAASHSLFSYEEKTLTGPDKWASLDPDWAICRDGKEQSPIDISKVEAKQDMGPLEHTYNAGACIMQNRGHDFILKWKDGNGKLTVEKKDYVLQQVHWHVPSEHTVNGTRFDMELHMVHQDSSNARAVISVLFSIKQAGHPSKTLTSMGPYFKRLAGKDNEDEDVKEPVDPSHWVDESSGYYRYEGSLTTPPCTEGVIWTIMSKVKHVTEEQIKLLDGVSKIPEENDRPAQKINDRVVRYYESESAKSGMEKKT; translated from the exons ATGACGACGGCTCGCCGGAGACACACTCGTGTCGCCGCCCAGCCGAGCACCGCCTTCACTTCAGCGGCCCTTGCGATCCTGGCCTTCTTTTCCGCGGCATCTGCAGAGTTGCCGGACCCGACTCCAGCGCCTGGGCCAACGGTAGCAGCATCAC ACTCTCTGTTCAGCTACGAGGAGAAAACCCTGACCGGGCCGGACAAATGGGCCTCACTAGATCCGGATTGGGCCATATGTCGCGACGGCAAAGAGCAGTCCCCGATCGACATCTCCAAGGTGGAAGCCAAGCAGGACATGGGACCTCTAGAGCACACCTATAATGCCGGCGCCTGCATAATGCAAAACCGAGGCCACGACTTCATC CTGAAATGGAAAGATGGGAATGGCAAGCTgacggtggagaagaaggattaCGTGCTCCAGCAGGTGCACTGGCACGTCCCCTCCGAGCACACCGTCAATGGCACCAG GTTCGACATGGAGCTGCACATGGTCCACCAGGACTCCAGCAATGCCCGCGCCGTCATCTCGGTGCTCTTCTCCATCAAACAAGCCGGACACCCCAGCAAAACCTTGACTAGT ATGGGGCCATACTTCAAGAGGCTTGCCGGTAAGGATAACGAGGACGAGGATGTTAAGGAACCGGTGGATCCATCCCACTGGGTAGACGAATCTTCAGGCTACTACAGATACGAGGGCTCCCTCACGACACCGCCCTGCACCGAAGGCGTTATCTGGACCATCATGAGCAAG GTAAAACACGTAACGGAGGAGCAGATCAAGCTGCTGGACGGAGTGTCCAAG ATACCGGAAGAGAATGATCGCCCGGCTCAGAAGATCAATGATCGAGTTGTTCGCTACTACGAAAGCGAGTCAGCAAAGAGTgggatggagaagaaaacatag
- the LOC127301813 gene encoding F-box protein At1g10780, which produces MERGGGGGMDSVPDGVVQHILSMLSNVRDVAACACVCRRWREHVPYLPALFFPRNAFDAAAVGGGAADEAIGRMVAAVERLRELVIYCPFSLARLPGWLAMRSASLRVLELRMDAAADREALDAGYLDCIALAAGLEELRLWGVLLTNAPAWGPLQGLRVLEIVGAPLRDTAVTDLLAACPSLTDLSLLGCDCSGEVSFSLPMLQRCRLDFLGGGNCALLLAAPRLQSLEAQGFTWISLQGGHSLRRLSIAKSTGRVYKVDTGKLPDLEFLSLRGVQWSWAAVSAVLQCASQVKHLVMKIEFCGEFDLLQPFPEVDLVDFFNGHPRLRKFEIHGAMFAALCQRNSLKNLDSRFTIPCLEELLITVRSPLNAEQKLSTLESLVKYSVNLQAMVIRISQMKNCHDAADDFFEEICKFKYTNYRKVRIE; this is translated from the exons AtggagcgcggcggcggcggcgggatggaCTCCGTCCCGGACGGCGTCGTGCAGCACATCCTGTCCATGCTCAGCAACGTGCGCGACGTGGCGGCCTGCGCCTGCGTCTGCCGCCGCTGGCGCGAGCACGTGCCCTACCTCCCGGCGCTCTTCTTCCCCCGGAACGCCTtcgacgccgccgccgtcggcggcggcgccgccgacgAGGCCATCGGCCGCATGGTGGCCGCCGTCGAGCGCCTCAGGGAGCTCGTCATCTACTGCCCCTTCTCCCTCGCGCGCCTCCCGGGCTGGCTCGCCATGCGCAGCGCCTCGCTCCGGGTGCTCGAGCTGCGCATGGACGCCGCCGCCGACAGGGAGGCGCTGGACGCCGGGTACCTCGACTGCATCGCCCTCGCCGCGGGCCTCGAGGAGCTCAGGCTCTGGGGCGTGCTGCTCACCAACGCCCCGGCGTGGGGCCCGCTGCAGGGCCTCCGCGTCCTCGAGATCGTCGGCGCGCCGCTGCGGGACACCGCGGTCACGGACCTCCTCGCCGCCTGCCCCAGCCTCACCGACCTCTCCCTGCTCGGCTGCGACTGCTCCGGCGAGGTGTCCTTCAGCCTCCCCATGCTCCAGCGctgccgcctcgacttcctcggcggcGGCAACTGCGCCCTCCTGCTCGCCGCGCCCCGCCTCCAGTCGCTCGAGGCGCAGGGCTTCACCTGGATCAGTCTCCAGGGTGGCCACAGCCTCCGCCGCCTCTCGATCGCCAAGAGCACAG GGAGGGTGTATAAGGTGGACACCGGGAAGCTCCCAGATCTGGAATTCCTCTCGCTGCGCGGCGTCCAGTGGAGCTGGGCCGCCGTCAGCGCGGTGCTGCAGTGCGCCAGCCAGGTGAAGCACCTGGTGATGAAGATCGAGTTCTGCGGCGAGTTCGACCTGCTCCAGCCTTTCCCCGAGGTCGATTTGGTCGACTTCTTCAACGGCCACCCCAGGCTCAGGAAATTTGAGATCCACGGCGCTATGTTCGCCGCTCTTTGCCAGAGAAACAGCCTCAAAAAC CTGGATTCAAGATTCACCATCCCTTGCCTGGAGGAGCTGCTGATCACAGTGCGCTCGCCCCTCAATGCTGAACAGAAGCTGAGCACTCTTGAATCGCTTGTCAAGTACAGCGTCAACCTGCAGGCAATGGTCATCAGGATCTCACAGATGAAGAATTGCCATGACGCTGCTGACGATTTCTTTGAGGAGATTTGTAAGTTCAAGTACACAAACTACAGGAAGGTGCGGATCGAATAA
- the LOC127301814 gene encoding mitochondrial phosphate carrier protein 2, mitochondrial translates to MARQSLLPSFLYSPSRSGGAGMPDGRGASGVVAGSPSEPPFGKIEMFSPAYYAACGVGGAAACGLTHAAVTPLDVIKCNIQIDPAKYKSISSAFGIVMKEQGFRGFYRGWAPTFLGYSAQGAFKYGLYEVFKKQYSDMAGPEYAAQYKTLIYLAGSASAEVIADVALCPMEAVKVRVQTQPGYARGLRDGFPKIVRSEGYAGLFRGMVPLWGRQIPYTMMKFATYENIVEMAYKHLIPTPKDQTSKPVQLGVSFGSGYVAGVFCAAISHPADNLVSFLNNAKGATVADAVKNLGVWGLFTRGLPLRILMIGTLTGTQWVIYDAFKVMAGFPTTGGAPAAVRKEELTEGQASA, encoded by the exons ATGGCGCGCCAGTCGCTGCTCCCGAGCTTCCTCTACTCGCCGTCCAGGTCAGGCGGCGCCGGCATGCCGGACGGGAGGGGCGCCAGCGGCGTCGTCGCGGGGTCGCCGAGCGAGCCGCCGTTCGGGAAGATCGAGATGTTCTCGCCGGCGTACTACGCGGCCTGCGGCGTCGGTGGCGCCGCCGCGTGCGGGCTCACGCACGCCGCCGTCACGCCGCTGGATGTCATCAAGTGCAACATTCAG ATCGACCCGGCCAAGTACAAGAGCATCTCGTCGGCGTTCGGCATCGTGATGAAGGAGCAGGGGTTCCGCGGCTTCTACCGTGGCTGGGCGCCGACCTTCCTGGGGTACAGCGCCCAGGGCGCGTTCAAGTACGGCCTGTACGAGGTGTTCAAGAAGCAGTACAGCGACATGGCCGGCCCTGAGTACGCCGCCCAGTACAAGACCCTCATCTACctcgccggctccgcctccgccgaGGTCATCGCCGACGTCGCGCTCTGCCCGATGGAGGCCGTCAAGGTGAGGGTGCAGACGCAGCCCGGCTACGCCAGGGGGCTGCGCGACGGGTTCCCCAAGATCGTCAGGTCCGAAGGCTATGCAGG GCTGTTTAGAGGAATGGTTCCCCTTTGGGGGCGACAGATTCCAT ACACCATGATGAAGTTCGCGACTTACGAGAACATCGTGGAGATGGCGTACAAGCACCTCATCCCCACCCCAAAGGACCAGACCAGCAAGCCGGTTCAGCTCGGCGTGAGCTTCGGGAGCGGCTATGTCGCTGGAGTCTTCTGCGCTGCCATCTCGCACCCAGCGGACAACCTGGTCTCCTTTCTCAACAACGCCAAGGGCGCCACCGTTGCAGAT GCTGTCAAGAACCTTGGCGTATGGGGCCTCTTCACGCGCGGTCTTCCCCTTCGCATCCTCATGATCGGTACACTCACTGGTACTCAGTGGGTGATCTATGATGCATTCAAAGTCATGGCTGGATT CCCAACAACCGGCGGAGCTCCTGCTGCCGTGCGAAAGGAAGAACTGACAGAAGGGCAAGCCTCTGCTTAA